CGTCTGCTCTCTCGTACTCCTCATTGCATTAATCATTCTCTTACTTGACCACACCTTTACGGTAGCACGTTCAGTTCAAACTTCGGCAAGCCTTGAATGATGACTCCGGTGCCTTGACTGTCCGTAGTCGAGGCTCTGCGGACCTCCGTCTTGTTACCGCACTCCTGCGGCCGCAGCTAAGGAACCCACTGAGCCTTCACCGTGCCGGAATAAAGACCGATTTTAGCGCCGGTGTTCCGGTCTGAATAATTTTCAAACGGCCCTTTGCCATACCAAGACAATTGATCAAACGATCCGTCCAGCTCAAACATCAGCCCCACTTCAGGTATTTCGGGTAGCCCGGTTCCTGGGGTTAATTGCTGCAGCACCTGCACCTCTCCATCCCCGCGCACAGTATAAATTAATGTACAGAATGATTCCGGAGATGTTGGAAGGAGATAATGAACTTCTATCGTTGCAGAGGACGGCCACTGCTTACATCTTAACTTCTGTAGACGTCTTTCTTCACTAACAGACCGCCAGACTGCACTTCGCTCTTCCAGCTTGTTACCTCTGTCATTATCAGTCAAAGCGCGCCAGAACCTTTGCTTACTATTCAAGCAAGCTATGAATATTCGGCCGATGGAATATGTGAACAGGGAACGGATTAACCGCAGTAAACAGCTGATTTTTCTGGAGCCTGAACAAAAAATACAGGACATCTCCATGCGATCCGGCTTTGAGCACCCGAGTTATTTTTGCACCGTATTCAAAAGACTTGAGGGTATGACCCCGGAGCAGTTTAAGAAATCTCATGGCTTTGGTATATGAGCGCTTTTATGCACCTGTTATATAAAAAAATCGAGATGGGACGTCCCATCTCGATTTTTCACGAAGTCGATATCTTTTAAACCAGCTTTACTTAGTCATATAGACTCTACACGGTATAATTATCAAAAGAAACAGCTGCTCCGTCAACTTCAGCAGTCGCTATTCCGCTGCCCGCAGTACATATGAGCTTATGATTTCCGACCCAGCTTGTATAGGTAGCCTTCACCGTCGAAGAACTATTAAACTCAGGACTGTGTTTCTTCATGGCATCGGCAAACTGCTCGAGCCCCAGAATCCCTTGTTCCTCTGCTTCAGCAGATCGGATTGCTTCTACTACAACCCCACCTGGCAAGCCCTTCGCTGCCACTTCGATATATTTATTTCTCTGTATAAGCTCATAAGGAACAGAAAGATATATGGCAAAATAAACTCCCCTCGCTTGTCCGAACAAGGATCGATCATGCATAATCCATTTTCCCTTCGGAAGCACGCCAACAAGGTTATCTTGATCTTCACTCGAAACTGGAAATAGCGCCATAATCACATTCCGATGATATAGCACTTCCATATGCCCACTTTGATGTCTCGGATCACCCTCATAATAGTAGTCACCCGGATGGAAAAAGAACAATTGGTTGGCCTCACCTTCTCCCGACACCGGAAGTGAGAAGCTCCATCTTAACTGCTCATTATCAAATTCATCACCCCGTTCCCACAGACCACCTGCAGCAAAGTCTGGAGTAACATAGGTGTAGCTGTGGAGTTTAGGGAATTCCGAAGCGCCGGGGACTACCTTATGCGTTAGCTTTTTCACCTCAATCGGTTCTCTTTTTTTCAATGCCGTAGCCTGTGCACTTGCTGGAGCCTCGTAGAACAAAAATCCAGCATATTCCGTACGCGGCATTTCCTTCGGCAGCACAAAATCCCCGAATTGAATATAATCGTGCAGTAGGTTACCATCTCCCGGAATATCATGCGGCCAGCCGCGGGAATGCGGACCGACCCAAGCGCCTTTCAAATAAAACGATGCCCGCTCATTCCACAAGAAATCCAGCATTTCACACAATAAATTCTTCAGCTCCATGTCACTGTCACCCGTTATTTCAAGTGCGCAGGTGAACGCTTGCACCCAATGCCAGAACCAAGGGAGAGCTCCGTATTCAGGCATGCCGTTGCTCTTTATATATTGAAGTGTTGTCTTCAGGCTGTTCAGGCCGTCTTCTCTTAAATCCTGATCATCAAACAACGTCCCGAAAATAAGCTTCGCCGCCGTATATTTTGCCTCGTGGTGGTTGTAATAAACCACAGGCTTTCGGAAGAAACCACTGTTATAAATATGCTCTAGTGTGTGGTCGAAGGCCATTTTCAGCTGCACGCTGAAATGAGCACCATATTCCTGGAAAAAATAAGCCATCAATGAACCCATAATTTCAACAGGGAGTTCATTCAGAGGCGCGTCTTGCGGAACGGGATGAAGTCCGAGCGGCCAGTGACCGTACAACTTCGTTCCAAGCTGTTGATTTTGCAGAGAAAGTACTTCGAGCAGCACTCGCTCTGCTGTTCCCTTGGCCTGCTCTCTGTCAAACTCCACAGGAAGTTCAGGATTTACTGCAGCTGCAAAAAGATAGGAAGCATAATAAAAGTTATTTCTGACATCGTTGTGAAACCACAAGCTGCCCTCCAGAAGTGTTCTGCTTTCCGCGTTATGGGCGATTAGACTGATGATTTCAGCCTGCCGCTTTTGATAAGGACTTTTCAAGCCTTGTGTATGTATCACGTCTCCACGTCCCTTCTTTTAATACAATGCCACCTTCTATATTGCAGGTTTTTCGTTCATTTGGCAATCATATAAACCGTGATTTGAACTAAAACGAACGGTTTTAATTTGTATATTGAACTTAATTGAACTAAACAGAACCAATTTTCATTACAAAAACCGAAAAACCCGATGACCGAGCTACTTTGTCTCTTATGAGACGCTACGATTACGAATCGTTCCTACAATCGCTCTTGCCCCCCGAATTTCCTGAATTACTTCTTAGTGGAAGAAATTCGGGGACAAAGAGCATATGCTTTCGATGCGAGCTTTCCTTTGGAAAGCTTTTACCGCTACCGCTTCTCCGGAATCGCTTCGTCCTCTCCGCTGCTTTGTGCATATCTCCTCCATAAACCAATAGCACTGTTAAAATTACGTCACAATCTAGGAAGCAATTTTAGATGATATAGTTTTCAAATGTACATTCAAAATACCGTGGATCTAAAAGAAATATATCGAAAAACCTTGTCATCGTTAACGAAATAATGGACGTAAACCGATTAAGCGAGAAGCTATCGCTCTGTAGGTACAAACTCAACTAATTTATGTAAGTCCGCTCTCACTACCGATGCAACGAACGAACTTTGTCTAACATAATCAAATGCTTAATAAGCAACCGATGGACAAGCCGCTGAGGGAGAAAGCGGCCCGTGAACCACAAAAATAAGCAGGCCCCCCAGGATGAATCCTTGAGTGGCCTGCCTAGATCGCAATACTTCTACTTATTCTCCATTCCTTTTAAGGATCTCAATATAACCTTCGGTCCCGTTAACTCTAATCCAATCCCCATCCTTCACTAATTCAGTTGCGTTATCGATGCCTACCACGGCGGGAATACCGTATTCTCTGGCTATAACAGCACCATGCGTCATCATTCCCCCAACCTCCATAACCAACCCTTTGGACGCGTTAAAGAGGGGTGTCCATCCCGGGTCCGTAAATGGGGCAATTAAGATCTCGCCCGGGCTCAGGTTTGCTTCGTCCGCCTTAAGTACAACCTTGGCATAGCCTTCGACAATGCCAGCAGATACAGGTGTTCCAAGAAGTGCCCCTTCCGGTGCATTGGCATTGCTCCGCTTCCCTGTAATGATTTCCCCTTCGCTTGTAATCACTCGTGGAGGTGTACGTTTTTGGTCCTGCTCCATTTGCCTCATTCTTGATTCCACTATTTTTTGAGCATCTACATGTTCATCGCCCTTTACAAGATTGAAGAGCTCGGAGAGTGTCAGATAAAACACGTCGGATGGCAGCTTCAAGACCCCTCCGTTTACAAGCCTCTGTCCTTCTTCCAACATGGCAGTTCGAAATATTTCGAGATACTGCACCATCGTATATTTAGGCCATTCACGCAGCCCCATCACGTTCCGGAAAATACGAATCCACCTTGTCATAATCTTCGCTTTCATAAGTCCTCCAGGAGTTTTGCGAAGCTTGGCTATGATATCCCTAGCTGTTTCTTCTGCTTCAATCATCCCCGCATTAAAGCGTGCTCGATGCTCTCCCTGCCTGAGACCATGAAGCTGATTTAGAATAGAAGGGACAAGTAAAGTCGGATCATCCTTCCATCTCACATTTTGCACATCAATCTCTCCGGGGCATCTCATACCGTATTCCTCCATAAAGAGCATAAACTCTTTGGTGAAAACCCCATTCTTATCTGTTTCTTTAAGGTCTTCGTAAAAACGATCAGCTGTCGCTACTTTGAGGTACTCTGCAATCTCAGGATTCTGCCGGGCGATGTCTGCCAAATCCCCAATCCGGAGACCCATTTCCGACGTCACATTACCGGGTAAAGATTTGTTTAACAGACTTACGCTATGGTCATCCCCCAGCCATTTTTTTGACAAGTACTGAATTCGTTTCATAGCAATCATTCCTGGCGCTACCAAAGTCGCTACATTCGTAAAAAGCGGCAACACAAAACTGCCGCAACTTTCCTGAATTCTTGCAATACGTTCAGCGCCAGAGGCATTACGGATATAAGCCTGACATTCCTGCAAATAGCCCTGAGTTATTTTTTGAGCTCTCGGCATGGCTTCAACCGGATTTCTTATCAAAATATTTTTCAATACATTTCCGGCAATCGGGAATAACGTCTTTTTAACTTTCTTTTTTACGCCTGGGTCGACTCGATTTTGTATAAAATCCGGTCGTTGAACAAATTCCCGGAACGCACTCCCAATAAGCTCATCAACCTCGCGTAACAAGAGCGGTACAACTTTTCGGGCCTGCTTAATTTGCAGCAGCGAGGTTAAATCGATAAAGAGCCTACCTCCCGCTTCGAGCATATACTTTGATTCTGAGATGACAGACGATTTTCCAAAAGGGAACATGGTACGCCATATGGATCTGGCCATCGGACTTAGAACAGCAGGCATCATCTGCTGATGACCAAAAGAAAAGAACAAATGCAAATGTTCATCCGAAACTTTAGGAACCGGATAAAGCGATGTAATCGGACGGCTCTGCACAATGTAAAATTTCTGATCATACCAGCACCACTCGATATCTTGTTCAGAGCCATAGTGTCTCTCAATCCGCTTTCCCAACTCAGCAAGCTCGATAATGTCTGCATCACCCAAAGCCTGAAGATCCTGCTTTTCTCTGGGAAGTTCCTCCGTCACCGTACCACCAGCTGGACTGGAGTAGATAGCCACTTTCTTGGTTGCAATTTTCTTTTGGACAATAGCTCCTTTATGTACTTGATATAAATCAGCGGACACGATCCCTGATACGAGTGCTTCACCCAGTCCGAAGCTCGCATCCACAGATACCGTATTCCGATTTCCGTTTATCGGATCCGCCGTAAACATAATGCCCGAAACCTCTGGAAAAATCATCTCCTGCACAACAACAGACAGCAGCACGGAACGATGATCAAATCCATTTTTTGAACGGTACACGATAGCTCTATCGGTAAACAACGAAGCCCAGCAGCATTTTACGGATTCCAGAAACTGCTCTTTCCCCTTAACATTCAGATAGGTTTCCTGCTGTCCGGCAAAAGAAGCATCTGGTAAATCTTCCGTAGTCGCGCTGGAACGAACAGCATAGGCTTTGTCTGTACCTAGCTGCCCCCACGCCTTCAAGATGGAAACTTGTATGGATTCCGGAATTGGAAGTTCCTTCAGATGCTCTCTGATTTGTTGACCTAATACGCGAATTTCATCCAGATTCTCATAAGAAACTTGATCCAGTAAACGAAAAAAATGATCCATCCTCTCACTCGTCTGAATGAAAGCAAAATAAGCAGAAGTGGTGATACAAAAGCCTTGTGGCACTGGAAAACCGGCCTTTGTCATTTCGCCAAGATTAGCACCCTTCCCCCCAACGTATGGTATGGAATTTTGATCAATTTCATGGAAGAGCAATACATGGTTACTCATTGGATTCGCCTTCCTTTTGTTCAATGATTTCTGAATCCATTTAAAAATAGATCAATCAACTGTCGCTTCCCTTGATTAAAAGCCTATTTTTCAGAGCTGTCTATGTCAGAAATCAGAAAACAGAGTATCAAAATATAAAATTATTGCTAATCGACTAAAGTAAATTCAGTCCTTCAAGATACAGGGTATCCAAAAAAGGGGAAATTGGATCTTATGGCATCATATTAGATCATGCAAGAAAACATCCATTCCATTCTAAGAACGACAAAAAAAGCCGCAACCTATAAGCAGCTTTATAGTCGTCGAGCAGTTTCACACCAACACCAACGGTTCACATGATTGTGGATGAAGCACTGGAACGATCGGTGACACCCTATATCTTTTGCGACTGCTTAAATAAGTAATGAAGAAAAAGACTTGTGACTGCGATGCGATAGCGCTTCTCAAGCGGGACAGAGTTAACATCCTTCAGAAACTGTAAAATATCGTCACTATGCACTTTGGAATATAGTGCCAAGGTATCGATTGTAATATCATAGACGTGATTCAAGCCTTCAATAATAGCCCTGACCCTATCGTTTTCATCAACCTTCTCCATGCCTATAGATAGCATCGTAATTAGTTCCAATAAGGAATTAAAGTCTTTTCTAAGATCAATAGATACATCCATGTCACCGTTTGCAAAGCCCGTTATTACATTTTCATCAATTCCAGTAATTTTGCTTAATGAATGTGGTGTAATTAGATAGGTGTTCATCGTGTTATTTAGTAAAGCTCTAAATTCATCGTCTCCACATGTACTGCCTAATACTTCAACAGAAACCATGACAGCCGCTTCCTTTCGTAACGTAAATAGAAATGCCTTTGACTATAGTAAGCGCCTGTTCGGACTTTCACTCTATAGGTGGCCCTGTTGATTTATAGTACTCATTTGTGTTTAGTTCTATCATTGTTTATGACCCACCTCTTCCAAAATCACTTTTATTGCATTCAAGTTATCGATTACATATTTAGGCTCTTCAATATTGTCTCCCCAACCCATAAAGCCCTTTAACCATATCGCATTAAGTCCTGCATTTACCGCTCCCTGTATATCATTCATCGGATGGTCACCAACATACCAACTACCTCGGGGATTGACGTTCAATCTTTCAAGTGCAAGTTCAAATATCCGTTTATCTGGTTTCTTCAGCTTTACTTCATCCGACACTATAATCGTATCAAAATAGCTTCTTAACATAACTTGATCTATTTTTGAGTTTTGAGTGTGTACAGAACCATTTGTAATTAAGCCTAGCTTTATATCCTTTTGTTTTAAGTAATCTAGTATTTCGAAAGCTCCGTCCATAAGAACCGTATGTTTATAAAATTCAGAAAACCATGGTTCCAATAAATCTTTAACGGTTATTTCAGAATTTTTCATTGGCAAAGTAGTTAACAGTTCTTCATAAAGCTCACCTCTTTTACGATAACCATCTCGATCTGCTATTCGTATATATTCGATGATTTCATTTCTATGTAGTGTATCAGTGGTTACTACAAATTGATCAATAAACCATTCCGAATATTTCATGAAAGCATTCTTTCGATTAACAAGTGTATTGTCCAAGTCAAAGATCACGGCTTCTACTGTCATCTTCATAGTCCTTTCAAGGAGTGGTCAGTTCCATTCCTCCGCTTTTAATCCATAAATTACTCTATTAAGAAACCTTCCATTAATATATTCATAATCTCTTAGTTCACCTTCACGTTTGAATCCGAGATTTTCTGGAATAGCACGGCTCTTCATGTTCTCTGTAGCGACTCCTATTTCAACTTTATTCAACTTAAGCTCATCAAAAGCATACTGAATTAGCTCTTTTACAGAATTAAAAATAATTCCTTTGCCCTCACATTCTTTACCTAGCCAATATCCAATTTCCGTTTTTTTATTCTCTCGATCTATATATAAATAGCCTATAGAACCCACTAATTCGTTGTTATTCCATATTCCTAACCAGTACCCTTCATCCTGAGCATATCGCATACGTGTTCTCTCAATAAAAGCTTTAGAATCATCCGCTTGTAAAGTAACACTCGGAAACTTCAGCCACTCACCAAGGTGAGTCCGATTTCGATCGATTAAGTCATATAATTTTTCTGCATCCTTGATCTCAAATAACGACAGAAAAATAGAATCATCTATTTCATATTTAAACATTTCTGATCATCCCCACCCCATGTTGTCGAATAAGTCTTTAATATCAACACTGTGTTTCTGTGTGTTCTTCCGATTGTATTCATTCCACTTGTTTAATGCGGTATAAAACATCTCTCCAAAATTCAGCCCTTCTGGTAATTGATCGACGAATTTAATTTCATCAATTT
Above is a window of Paenibacillus uliginis N3/975 DNA encoding:
- a CDS encoding helix-turn-helix transcriptional regulator translates to MNIRPMEYVNRERINRSKQLIFLEPEQKIQDISMRSGFEHPSYFCTVFKRLEGMTPEQFKKSHGFGI
- a CDS encoding phosphoenolpyruvate synthase yields the protein MSNHVLLFHEIDQNSIPYVGGKGANLGEMTKAGFPVPQGFCITTSAYFAFIQTSERMDHFFRLLDQVSYENLDEIRVLGQQIREHLKELPIPESIQVSILKAWGQLGTDKAYAVRSSATTEDLPDASFAGQQETYLNVKGKEQFLESVKCCWASLFTDRAIVYRSKNGFDHRSVLLSVVVQEMIFPEVSGIMFTADPINGNRNTVSVDASFGLGEALVSGIVSADLYQVHKGAIVQKKIATKKVAIYSSPAGGTVTEELPREKQDLQALGDADIIELAELGKRIERHYGSEQDIEWCWYDQKFYIVQSRPITSLYPVPKVSDEHLHLFFSFGHQQMMPAVLSPMARSIWRTMFPFGKSSVISESKYMLEAGGRLFIDLTSLLQIKQARKVVPLLLREVDELIGSAFREFVQRPDFIQNRVDPGVKKKVKKTLFPIAGNVLKNILIRNPVEAMPRAQKITQGYLQECQAYIRNASGAERIARIQESCGSFVLPLFTNVATLVAPGMIAMKRIQYLSKKWLGDDHSVSLLNKSLPGNVTSEMGLRIGDLADIARQNPEIAEYLKVATADRFYEDLKETDKNGVFTKEFMLFMEEYGMRCPGEIDVQNVRWKDDPTLLVPSILNQLHGLRQGEHRARFNAGMIEAEETARDIIAKLRKTPGGLMKAKIMTRWIRIFRNVMGLREWPKYTMVQYLEIFRTAMLEEGQRLVNGGVLKLPSDVFYLTLSELFNLVKGDEHVDAQKIVESRMRQMEQDQKRTPPRVITSEGEIITGKRSNANAPEGALLGTPVSAGIVEGYAKVVLKADEANLSPGEILIAPFTDPGWTPLFNASKGLVMEVGGMMTHGAVIAREYGIPAVVGIDNATELVKDGDWIRVNGTEGYIEILKRNGE
- a CDS encoding HTH domain-containing protein, which produces MVSVEVLGSTCGDDEFRALLNNTMNTYLITPHSLSKITGIDENVITGFANGDMDVSIDLRKDFNSLLELITMLSIGMEKVDENDRVRAIIEGLNHVYDITIDTLALYSKVHSDDILQFLKDVNSVPLEKRYRIAVTSLFLHYLFKQSQKI
- a CDS encoding HAD family hydrolase; the protein is MTVEAVIFDLDNTLVNRKNAFMKYSEWFIDQFVVTTDTLHRNEIIEYIRIADRDGYRKRGELYEELLTTLPMKNSEITVKDLLEPWFSEFYKHTVLMDGAFEILDYLKQKDIKLGLITNGSVHTQNSKIDQVMLRSYFDTIIVSDEVKLKKPDKRIFELALERLNVNPRGSWYVGDHPMNDIQGAVNAGLNAIWLKGFMGWGDNIEEPKYVIDNLNAIKVILEEVGHKQ
- a CDS encoding GNAT family N-acetyltransferase, which gives rise to MFKYEIDDSIFLSLFEIKDAEKLYDLIDRNRTHLGEWLKFPSVTLQADDSKAFIERTRMRYAQDEGYWLGIWNNNELVGSIGYLYIDRENKKTEIGYWLGKECEGKGIIFNSVKELIQYAFDELKLNKVEIGVATENMKSRAIPENLGFKREGELRDYEYINGRFLNRVIYGLKAEEWN